The stretch of DNA taatctcagaaactttctcAAGAAAACTTGGAGATGTTTAAGTTTCAAAActcaaaaggttttttttaaaaaacaaagaaatttcagtgttttttctacaagatttctgagattaatctcaaaatgttactttttttcaaacttagattaatctaaaacttttcatttttcttgcaattttttgacttttcaagctcagacaTGTTTGGCAGAAATtcactctctttttttctctataaTGTCCTAATTAATCCGTCATAGATGTAATATTCAAAAACCCCTGATATATATTAAGAATCTTATTTTCATGCTATGAACcaaattattgaaataagttaacttttcaatcaaattttaatttactggaaaggtgtggaaaaaaaaaaacattaagcaaATTATTGAAAACAGGTATCACTACAGCAGAGCGTTGTAAAATGGACACGATGTACTTTACTGAAAACtatgttttctgtcttaaaCAGCAcataatttcacaaacaaaaaaatgacatcataTTTTAAGAAGGTTTTCAAAGTGCAAATCAAACCTGAAGTACAatttactgtaaaaagaaaagcaaccaCCACTTACCGACGTTGAATATTTGCAGAGTACACACATAAacctttttcatttcaaatttcaCCAGTTGTTCACGACAAAACGTACCACACATTCAAAATACTTTGCGAGAActtgattaataaattaaactgaatttataaaaacattattttctgcCCAGAAGGGGTGTTGATCCAATTTAACAAAGCAGGTCAGAGTTAATAGATGTTTGTTAAATTGACTGTGAAATTGGAACACAGACAGGAAAATTAAATCTTAGTAAAACTGTCAATAAATGTACAAGTTGTCAActaatggagaaaaataattaGCATTTATACAAATAGACTGAGTAAACAAACCAACATGAAACAAACATCTAAAGTTAGCAAAAGAAGTAAGAAATTTTAAttctgattatttcttttttgtaacaAAACGTCTTTGCAGTAAATCTTGTAATGTTGGAAAGccttttaatttttcttgaaattgtgccacatttctaaaaagaaaaatgcatcagTGGATTGCAGCGGCGATGCTAACTTTTTCATTAGCTCTGTAgcgtttttgctaactttgaaaacatttcgcGCACCTAGCTTTtcctaaattaattttccagataaattgCAAAGAGCTACTTTACTcgactgttttgtaaactttcagttgaataaatgtaagtttttgttACTGGCTGTTTTGAATTCTTCAAGAAGTTAGCCAGTTTATATTcacgctcttattttgaagtggatgAAGCAGTTCCGTCGGCAAATGACGGTTATTCTGTACCTAGAATGCATCAGTTcgacagaaaacagttttaaactcACTGATATTCTGCTGTGCTTTCTGATCGAAGCCGTACCGTgaaaaatcaggcaaaattaGCAACAGCGTTAGCAAAATATaaactataaaactgaaaccacGAGTGAGAAATCTGTTCCAAAAACACACTTCCGGAAGCGCCTACCACACAAGTAGGTGCCCATTTATTGACTAAACGCGGATATTTGACATTTGAGAGGAATTTATTCTCATTAGCATAAAGCTAAATACAATGTTCACATAGTTCGTCAGTGGatttaatgtttctgatttgtgGTTTGGGGCCAACAAGTCCTCCCTGAACTTGCTGATTGTATCACTGGCTGAAtctccattacaaatgttcAAAACCTTGCCAATATTCtgcttataaaaaataaataaatttgcaattGAAGTGTTTCTGTTAATTAAGAAACATATTAAAATCTCAGGTGAATAAGTCTGCTCACCcgaaaaacatgcattttcctccacttcctgtcgtcttcttcatggtttgaaTTAGTggcaacatcctgttgttgatcatgtgacttgatGCCTATTGTttccaaaataaaccaattttgatgcagccaaaaaacaaaacaaaaactcattcTATAAAGaacttattttttcaagatTGTTTAGTTTAaggcaaatgtattttttaaatgtcaaattgtcCAATTATGTGGAAATGCATCTTAGTATAGGCTTGCTAAATCTAAACAGCTTTTGGTGGAGGAAGTGTGACGGTTTGGTGAAACTCATTATTGGAGgtaaattcagtttattctgTCCACTCTTATCCAAACCTAAACTTCAATCATCCAACCAAATGAATCAATAATCcattttgaattgaagttaTAAATGGGTGCAACCCGTCCAACCCACTTTCCTTAACAATGTGGCAccatttaaaggaaaataaaagttttacaatAATTTTACAGTTGCCaagaaactttgttttaaagaaataaacatttccttACTTTTTGTGCATAAAAACCGGACTAATATCCTACAAAGAGCTGACTCATTAGTACATTTGCACAACATGGTAAAGCTTGTTCTGTAAAGCAGGAAAAACCATAATACACATCTTACTGACATTACTGCACAAACTtatcaattattaataaattaaaactcatAAGTCCTACATAGGCTGTCATgtaacagacatttttacactttttgtctGGAATGATCTTTACCAATTTACAACTAGactattctaaaataaaactgttttgtttataAATTGTGTACAAATTcataaacaaagtaaaatagcttacaaaaaaaaatctaattagaaGCACAAAATGAAATGAGTGATTAGTAGAGGAGTAAAGATAAGCCACACAATGACAGCTTTTGAATTTCTGCACAATTTCAGTGGATTTTAATAGCATGACCGACTGATAAACATTTACAGCCTCATGTAACATTCGTCCCCTTGGTCCAGACAGGATACATTCAGCCCAGTCTGCGCTAAACAGCTGCACAACCGTGACAGCGCTTCATTCTGGGTTACACCGTGACATTCGTTGGGGCTCCCTCCGCAGGGAGCCGGTAACAGGAGGAGACGTTTTGATCAGATGGAGGTGTAGTGTCTCCCGAAGCTGGAGAGTCTAATCTTTTCTGGCAGGATGATGTTTACAGAGTGCTCCGGTTCTTCCTGGCTCGCGCTGCCAGCTTCCCTCAGCAGGTGTTCCCGCTGCTGCCGCACAAGCTGGCTGTACTTGGCGTTGGCCAGCCACGTCTCGCAGCGACCAAAGAAGACTATTCCTGTGGTGCCCAAGATAACCAGACAGGTGAGCAAGGCCAGCATGCCGAAACAGATGAGCTGGCCGTGGGTGACGAGGACGCCAGTGGAGTGGACCGACTCCTTCAGGGTGATCTTCAGCAAGTCTCTCTCTGGTGGTCTGAGCAGCTTGTGAAAGGCGTGGGCAGGGAGGGAGTAGTGCTGCGGAGTGAGAGCAAATCCTCTGTGCTCCACTGGTCTGGTATTGGCAGGCCTGGTCCTGGATCTCTGTCTGTGATGGAGGGAACAGGTGGGACCCGAGTACCATTTCTGGCAAATGCAGCGGAAGGTTCCGTCGGACTGACTGATGCAAGTTCCGTCGTTGGCGCAAGGCGCACCCGCGCAGGCGGAGAGGCTGCTGGTGTCGTTGCACGTGAAGCCGGTGTAGCCGGGCGGACAGGCGCATGTGAAGGCCAGGCCGTGGTCCGTGCAGTTGCCCCCGTTGAGGCAAGGGTTCGGCTGGCAGCTGCCGGCGCTGATGTCACAGAGGGCGCCGGAAAATCCAGGAGGACATAAACAGGAAGGATCGGCTGCAGAGCCGCTGGCCTCCACACACGTGCCTCCATTTTGACAAGGAGAGCTGAGGGACACAACAGGACAAAGTCAACGTatttcagagaggaagaaggtCTAGCATTTATGATTTAAAGGTGACCTTTTATGCTTCCTTCAACAGGTTAGGATTTGGacgatacaaaacatgttcattacagtttttgcacaaaaccATTTGTAGATAAGAgtttagtctgatcagttctgcctgttggtgtcttgtcactttaaatccaaataaccTGCTTCTGGCCACACCTCCCtgctcaacatttacactcacacatgaaaatggcagcaaacagatgtgcagaagtggagcctcctgcaacAAGAAGAATCcagcaagtggtttctaaaTGGTGAATTAGCTAAAAAAcatgtcttttccagcagccattatgaagcggtaaaaccagctaaCCAAACATGTTGGAGTTccatttgggttgctaggtaacagactGGGCTCAGCTGGAGTTGCTATGTTACGGGCTGGGCTCAGTTGGGGTTGTTAGATAATGGCGCAGTGCCTATGAAACTGTTGCACCAAAATACGTTCTCTTATTACCAAACTGTGGCTTTATGgggttttttggtttgtttttcttttaagcgCTTGGGCtggttttagaagcagtagaaacccagatgtaagtacaaaaatatgcaaaaagcgAATTTTGTTCAGTCCAtccatgttttattcatgtAGTTCTAAACGAGGAGGCAATGAAGATGAGAATTTAATCAGAAAGGTTAGAGCTTGTCTGGAGgtcattttaattaatctgCCTCCTTTCAGATgtggttctgttttatttcccagaaaaataaagaagatggTTCTGAGCAAACCCACTAATTTACCACAGACTGAGTCATCGAGCTAAAAAAGCCTCATAAGCCGTCCTTGGAGGTTGCACCAAAATTACCGCACTTAAAGCTCTTTCACCCATGAAGAGCAGCTCTTGCTTTCTATACAGAAATCTCAGACATCGGGAAGATCTGCAGGTTTCAAGATGTTTATTCTGATATTTCACAGCCAcaataatttgactttttccCATAAAATGTTCACAGCAACCAGAACAGATTAGTTGTCAACTTAGTGTGAAAACTTGTGGCTAATCAACAGAAACTGGTAGAAATTTAACAagaattatagtcaaattataAAAATCGGTCTGTGGCACTTACCAGTACTAGAGACAAGCTAAGAGAAATGttcttttaatgtcataatctAAAAATAAGGTCAAAATATCACAATAAGGTAACAGTCAAAAAAGTCGTAACAAAGTTGTCTTATCAGGGATAAGTCATAAGATTACCCCAGTAAAGCCGTAATATtctcagaataaagtcataatttcatGATTACTCAAGAAATCCCGACCATCTTGTGAATTTACACTTTGGTATCGGTTTTGGAAATAAGGAAATACTTCAATCTTGAAACAATTGTGCAGACaattgttcataaaaaaaactgacttgATCTCGTCAaagttttttcattaaaattactttttttctcataattctATGACTTCTTTCagcatctttattctgctaatgtaatgACTTGATTCTCATATTCTGGTCTAAATATGCCGCcgtaaacaaaaacatattgcaaatgtaacatttttctgaatgaagGACTTTAAATTTGACACGTCAGGCATACCATAGAAATAAGCTGGTTACCTGCTTTTGTCAGAGAAGTTTAACAttaaatggctgaattacctccttTATAGACCAAACTCTGAAAACTCTGCTTTTGAAACCTACGATCTACAGAAATGGGATATTTATTTGGTTCTTCTAATCTCAGGAATGGGTTTTGGTTCACAATCCTCTCAAGGTGGTGGTTAACGATCCTGTTTGTGCTTCTGTTTCCTCTTCCACTGAACAGTTGGCTTCAGTGGATGTGACCTTTCTGGCTTTTTCTCCTGGAGAGTTTCAGTGACAGTCTGTGGGAACACCTGTCAGGTCAGCCGTCTCCTCAATGACTGCGCAGACCGTAGCGTGACATTTCTGACTTAAAGGTGACTTATTATGCttctttgaacaggttaggatgttcattaaaatttttttgcacaaaatcattcttggataatgagattttagtctcgAGTTGCTGTCAtaagggcgtcttgtcactttaaatccaaataagtggCTGCTGGCCATCCCTGctaactcaacgtttacactcgcacattaaaatggctgcaaacagatgcgtaATTcta from Xiphophorus hellerii strain 12219 chromosome 19, Xiphophorus_hellerii-4.1, whole genome shotgun sequence encodes:
- the dlk1 gene encoding protein delta homolog 1, with product MHLIGVVLILVVTGIAKGWECSAACSTENGFCEKPGKCRCKPGWEGENCDRCIPFPGCLHGACEKAWQCVCKEGWVGSLCDQDTRLCSSKPCPSNATCIERGEGGYLCVCPQGYVGENCQMKQRLCLLNGSPCQNGGTCVEASGSAADPSCLCPPGFSGALCDISAGSCQPNPCLNGGNCTDHGLAFTCACPPGYTGFTCNDTSSLSACAGAPCANDGTCISQSDGTFRCICQKWYSGPTCSLHHRQRSRTRPANTRPVEHRGFALTPQHYSLPAHAFHKLLRPPERDLLKITLKESVHSTGVLVTHGQLICFGMLALLTCLVILGTTGIVFFGRCETWLANAKYSQLVRQQREHLLREAGSASQEEPEHSVNIILPEKIRLSSFGRHYTSI